GTCGGGAGTTTGGCGTCGACCGCGATGCCTTCGACGACCACTGCGACCACCTGATCGTCCGCGAGGACAACTCCGGGGCGGTCGTCGGGACCTACCGGATGCTTCCGCCGGGCCGGGCGGCGGAAGCCGGGATGCTCTATTCGGAAACCGAGTTCGATCTGTCCGCGCTGGCTCCGCTGCGCTCCTCGCTGGTGGAGACCGGCCGCTCGTGCGTGCACCCGGACCACCGCAACGGGGCCGTGATCGGGCTGGTGTGGACGGGGATCGCGCGGTACATGCTGCTGCACGGGCACCGGATGCTCGCCGGTTGCGCGTCCGTGCCGCTCGACGACGGCGGCGTGCTGGCTTCGCACGTGTGGAACGCGGTGTCGGCGAAGCACTACGCGCCCGAGGAGTTCCGCGTGCACCCGCACCGGCCTTGGGAGCCGATCGACGTCACCGGCCGTGCCCAGCTGCCGCCGCTGCTCAAGGGTTACCTGCGGTTGGGTGCGCAGGTGTGCGGGCGTCCGGCGCACGATCCGGACTTCGACGTCGCCGACTTCTTCGTGCTGCTGGACCTGGACCGCGCGGACCAGCGCTACCTGCGGTTCTTCCTGGGCGATGCGGCATGAACCACCCGTGGATGCCGGTTTCGCCGTGCGGTGACCAGTGCATGCCGCCGCGGGACCGCGAGGACGAGGTCGGCCTGCTGCACCTGGTCCTGCGCCTGGGCGGGGTCGTCGGGCTGCTGCTCGGCGGGTGCGTGCTGGCGCTGGTGCTGCCGGTGCTGGGCCCGGTGCGTCAGCAGGCGATGGCGGCGTGGTTCCGGGCGCTGCTGCGCGTCTTGGGCATCCGGATGGTGCTCGACGGCGGGATGACCGCCGGTGGCGCGCTGGTGGTGAGCAACCACGTGTCGTGGCTGGACATCGTGGCGCTGCAGGTGCTGTGCCCGATGCGGATGCTGGCCAAGGCCGAGGTCGGGTCGTGGCCGGTGCTGGGTTCGCTGGCGGGCCGGGCGGGCACGGTCTACATCGACCGGGAGCGGTTGTCGGCGCTGCCCGACTCGGTGCGGACCATCGCCGACGAACTGCGGGCCGGTGCGGTGATCGGCGCCTTCCCGGAGGGCACCACCTGGTGCGGGCGGGAGATCGGGACGTTCCGGCCCGCGGTCTTCCAGGCCGCGCTCGACGCCGGGGCGCGGATGCAGCCGGTGGCGCTGCGGTTCCGCGACCGGGCGGGCCGGTTCACCACGGCGGCGGCCTTCCTCGGGGAGACGACGCTGGTCAGCTCGGTGCTGGCGGTGGCCCGCACCCGCGGTCTGGTGGTCGAGCTGGTCGTGCTGCCCGAGCTGCACGGCAGCGATCGCCGGGAGCTGGCCAGGCGGGCGCGGGAGTCGATCGCGACGGCCAGCGGGGCGACGCACGGGCACCGTGTCGAGCAGCCCGGGCACGATCTCGCCGCGTGAGCTCCGGCGGCACTCAGGACCGACCACCCGAGCGATGCGACCGGCAATAGGCTCTAAGGGGGAGTCTTCCGGAGATCACTGGACTTCGAGTGCGGTGGAGGGTGCAGGCTGGCCGGGTGGCCACTGCCGAGACATCTCGAAGCGTCCTGTGGAATCCGCAACGTCGCACCTTCACCGCGGGCCTGGTCCTGGTCATCACCCTCGTCGCCTTCGAAGCGATGGGGCTGGGCACCGCGCTGCCGACGATCGTCGCCGAGTTCGGCGCGCAGCACTGGTACTCCTGGCCGTTCACCGTGTTCCTCGCCGCGAGCGCGATCGGGACGGTGATCGGCGGTCGCCTGTCCGACCGCCGCGGCCCGGCGGTGCCGCTGCTGCTGGCGCTGCCCACCTTCGCGGTCGGGCTGCTGGTCGCGGGCTTCGCGATGAACATGCTGGTCCTGCTGGTGGCGCGGGTGCTGCAGGGGCTGGCCGGTGGCGTGCTGATCGTCGCCCTGTACGTGATGATCGCCCGCGTCTTCCCGGAGGAGCACCGCCCGGCCGCGTTCGGCGCGCTGTCCTCGGCGTGGGTGGTGCCCGCGCTGGTCGGCCCGGTGGTGTCGGGTGCGCTGACCGAGCAGGCGAGCTGGCGGTGGGTCTTCCTCGGGCTGGCTCCGCTGGTGTGCATCGGCGCGGCGATGCTGGTGCCCACGGCGCGCCGGTTCGGGGCGCGCTCGGAGGATCCTCCAGCGCCGCGGCCCGGGTTGCCGCTGGCCGCGGTGGGTGCGGCCGGTGGTGTCGTGGCGTTGAACTGGGCGGCGCAGGATCCGTCGTTGGGCTCGTTGCTCGTCGGCCTGGTCGGGGTCGCGGCGCTGGTGCCCTCGCTGCGGCTGCTGCTGCCCAAGGGCACCTTGCGCGCCCGGCCGGGGATTCCGCGGATGGTGCTCTCACGCGGCTTGCTCTCCGGGCTGTTCTTCACCGCGCAGGCGTTCGTCCCCTTGGCGCTGACCGTGGCGCACCACTACTCGCCGACGACCGCGGGCGTGCCGTTGACGGTGGGTTCGGTCGGCTGGACCGTCGGGGCGCTGTGGCAGAGCAGGCAGCGGGAACTCCGGCGCGAGCGCGTGGTGGCGGCCGGGTTCGCGCTGGTCGGCGTCGGCATCGCCGGGCTGGCGCTGAGCCTGCCCGCGTGGGGTCCGCACGGGCTGGTCTTCGCGTGCTGGTTCGTCGCCGGTTGCGGGATGGGGATCGGGGTGACCAGCACCTCGGTGCGGGTGCTGTCGCTGTCGGCGGAGGGCGAGCGCGGGTTCAACTCGGCCGCGCTGCAGATCTCGGACATGCTCGGCCAGGCCGCGCTGGTCGGCCTCGGCGGCGTGGTGGTCGCCGCGCTCGCCACCCCGGCGAGCCCGGCCAGGGGCGTCGCGCCGCTGGACCTGGCGCTGCTGGTGGCGGCGCTGCTGGCGGCGTTGGCGCTGGTGCGCGCGACTCGCAACCGGACGTCCTGACCAGCGGCTTCCGCTCGGTCGGCCTGCATTACCCTGGATGAGCGATGACTTACCTCGACCACGCTGCCACCACACCCATGCGACCTGGGGCAGTTGCTGTGCTCAGCGAGGCGTTGACCAGGATCGGCAACGCCTCGTCGCTGCACACCTCGGGCCGCCGGGCGCGGCGCGCGGTGGAGGAGTCGCGGGAGGACATCGCGGACGCGTTGGGCGCCCGGCCGTCCGAGGTGCTGTTCACCGCGGGCGGGACCGAGAGCGACAACCTGGCGGTCAAGGGGATCTTCTGGGCCCGGCGGGCCGAGGATCCGGCGCGCCGCCGCATCCTGGCCTCGATGGTGGAGCACCACGCGGTGCTCGACGCCCTCGAGTGGCTGGCCGAGCACGAGGGCGCCGAGATCACCTGGCTGGCCGTCGACGAGCACGGGCGGGTGCGCCCGGAGGTGTTCGAGGCGGCGCTGGCGGAGAACCCGGGTGACGTGGCGCTGGCCACGGTCATGTGGGCGAACAACGAGGTCGGCACGGTCAACCCGGTCGCGGAGCTGGCCGTCGCCGCCGAGCGCCACGGGGTGCCGCTGCACACCGACGCGGTGCAGGCCATCGACACCCTGCCGGTGGACTTCGCGACTTCGGGAACGTCCGCGCTGACCATGACCGGGCACAAGGTCGGCGGCCCGTACGGGGTTGGCGTGCTGCTGCTGGGGCGCGACGTCAAGTGCACGCCGGTGCTGCACGGCGGCGGGCAGGAGCGCGAGGTGCGCTCCGGCACCCTCGACACCCCGGGCGTGCTGGGGCTGGCCGCTGCGGTTCGGGAGGCCGTCAACGCCCGCGAGGGGCACGCGCCGAAGTTGGCCGCGCTGCGCGACGAGCTGATCAGAGGTGTTCGCCGCGCGGTCCCGGACGTGCTGCTCAACGGCGATCCCGGGAACGGCGTCGTCGGCGGAGGACCTTCGCGATTACCCGGCAACGCGCACTTCACCTTCCCCGGCTGCGAGGGCGACAGCCTGCTGATGCTGCTGGACGCCAAGGGCATCGAGTGCTCCACGGGGTCGGCGTGCACCGCCGGGGTCTCCCAGCCCAGCCACGTGCTGCTGGCGATGGGAGCGGAGCCGGAGGCCGCGCGGGGTTCGCTGCGCTTCTCGCTGGGGCACACCTCGACGGCGGCAGATGTACAGGCACTCACCGAGGCCATCGGGCCGGTGGTGCGACGAGCGCGTAGCGCCGGTCTGGCCGGGTTGCGCCGATCTTCGGCGGGGCGAACGACCACCGCCACGGAGGTGTGAGCGTGCGAGTACTGGCAGCCATGAGCGGTGGGGTGGACTCCGCGGTCGCCGCGTCGCGCGCGGTGGAGGCCGGGCACGAGGTCGTCGGGGTGCACCTGGCGCTGTCGGCCAAGCCCGGCACGCTGCGCACCGGCGCGCGCGGGTGCTGCACCATCGAGGACTCCCGCGATGCGCGTCGCGCCGCGGACCTGCTGGGCATCCCGTTCTACGTGTGGGACTTCGCGGAGCGGTTCACCGAGGAGGTCATCGAGACCTTCGTCGGCGAGTACGCCGCGGGCCGCACCCCGAACCCGTGCCTGACCTGCAACGAGAAGATCAAGTTCGAGGCGTTGCTGGACAAGGCGATGGCGCTGGGCTTCGACGCGGTCTGCACCGGCCACTACGCCCGGCTGTCCATCGTGGACGGTATGCCGGAGCTGCGGCGCAGCCGCGACGAGGGCAAGGACCAGTCCTACGTGCTGGCCTCGCTGACCGCCGAGCAGCTGCGGCACTCGATGTTCCCGCTCGGCGACTCGCTGAAGTCCGAGGTGCGGGTGGAGGCCGCCGAGCGCGACCTGGCGGTGGCGAAGAAGCCGGACAGCCACGACATCTGCTTCATCCCGGACGGCGACACCCGCAAGTTCCTGGAGGGCAAGCTCGGCCAGGCACCGGGCAAGCTGGTCGACGCCGACACCGGCGCGGTGCTCGGCGAGCACACCGGGGTGCACGGGTTCACCATCGGCCAGCGCAAGGGCCTCGGCATCGACGCCCCGGCGGCCGACGGCCGGCCGCGCTACGTGCTGTCGTTGGAACCGGTGTCCGGCACGGTCAAGGTCGGCGCGGCGGAGCGGCTGTCGGTGACCGAGATCGACGCCAAGCGCCCGATCTGGCCGTCCGAGCAGCCGCTGTCCGGGCCGGTGGAGTGCGTGATCCAGGTCCGCGCGCACGGCGGCACCGCGGAAGCGGTCGCCGAGGCCGACGGCGACGGCATCCGCGTCCAGCTCCGCCAGCCGTTGCGCGGTGTGGCGCCGGGCCAGGCGATCGTCCTGTACCGCCCGGACGCAGCCGGAGACCTGGTGCTGGGCTCCGGGATCATCGCCGCCACCCGCTGAGGTCAGGTCGCGATGAGGTCGGCGAGGCGGTCGGGCTGCCCCTCGGTGATCAGGTGGCCTGCTGACGGGATCACGCTGAGCGGCAGGCCGAGGGTGCGCCGCGCGGCGGCGGCCAGGGGACGGCTGGGGAAGTAGCGGTCGTGGTCGCCGACCGCGACGACCCGGTCCACCGCCCGGTCCGCCACCACGGCAGGCGCGGGATCCAGGCTCGACCGGGCGTGCCGGGCGATCAGCGTCATCCACTCCACCAGTTCCGGCCGGGGGCGATCGCCCGGTGCGAGCATCGTGGCGAGCAGTCGCGCGCTGTCGACCGGGCGGCAGCGGAGCAGCCAGGACGAGGACGCCGCGGCGATGCCGGGTGTGATCCGTGCGCGGATCAGCCCGCCGGGCGACAGGAGAACCTGCCGCGAGACCAGCGGCGATGCCGTGGCCAGCGCGATCGCCGCGCCCAGCGAATGGCCGACGAGGACGACCGGGGATCCGGTGACCTGGTCGATCACCTCCGCCAGCCACCGCCCGTACCAGGAATGCCGTTGCGGTGCGGGGATTCGCCGACCGCTGCTGAGGCCCGGCTGGCCGGGGAGGTCGGCCAGGACCACGCGGCAGCGCGCGGCGAGCGCGGTCGCCAGCGGCAGGCAACTGGCCGCGCAGAAGTTGGTCCCGGGCACGAAGACCGCCGTCTGCGGCTCGGTGCCCGCGGTGACCAGGTGCGTTGTGGCGCCGTTGGCCGGGACCAGGCGGCGTTCGTGCGGCACGGGCCATGCGTCGAGCTGGTCGGTGCACCACCGCTCGATCGCCTTCCGCCCCCGCTCGTTCCGGTAGAGGCTCTTCACGGGCGCTCGGGGAGGTCGATGGCGTTGGCGGCGCGTTCGAGGGTTTTGGAGAAGGCGATCGTCTTCGGCAGGTGGGGCAGCACGCGCATCATCTGGTTGCGCATCCACAGACCGGTTCGGGTCGTCGGGATGAGGGTCTTCGCGCCGTCGGTGGCGATCCGCTGGTTGGCGGTCACGTAGTCGCGCATTTCGCTCTCGTAGCGGCGGAACGCCGTTCGGTGGTCGCCGTTGGCCGCGCCCAGCGCTGCCGCCAGGACGTAAGCGCCGACCAGCGCCAGGCTGCTGCCCTGGCCGGACAGCGGGGACGGGCCGTAGCCCGCGTCGCCGACCAGGGCCACGCGGCCGCGGGTCCAGCCGTCCATCCGGATCTGGGTGACGGAGTCGAAGTAGAGGTCGGGTGCGCTGCGGGCGGCTTCGAGCAGCTGCGGGACGATCCACGGCTCGTCGCGGAAGGCCTTGTCCAGCAGCGGGATCTGGGTGCTCGGGTCGCGGGGGTCGAAGCGCAGCCGCGGTGAGGCGAAGCCGAGGATCGCCTTCGCGCCCGCGTCGGTCCTCGCCCGGTACATCCCGGCCAGCCTGCCCGGGGTGTTGCGCAGCGTGGCCGAGCGCTCCAGGCCGAGGAAGTTCTCCGTGCTGAAGATCGAGATGTGGAAGCCGAGGTAGCGGGCGAAGTCCCGCTCCGGCCCGAACGCCAGGTGGCGGACGTTGGAGTGCAGCCCGTCCGCACCGATGACGAGGTCGAACTCGCGCGGCTCGGCCCGCTCGAACGTCACGCGGACGGCATCGGAGTCCTGCTCGATCGACGTGATGGAGTCGTCGAAGAGGTGCTCGACGCCGGCGATGCGCTCGTGCAGGAGGCGGGTCAGCGTGCCGCGCATGACCTCGACGTCGTCGGGGCCGCCCATCAGCTGGTCGACGCGCACGTCGGCCAGCGGGCGGCCGTCGGCGTCGGTGATGGTCAGGGCCCGTATCCCGGTGCGGGCCTGCTGGATCTCGGGCAGTATCCCCATCCGCTCGGCCACGGTGACCGCCGCACCGCGCACGTCGATCGCGTAGCCGCCGTCGCGGATCGCGGGCGCTCGCTCCACGACCGTCGGGTGGAAGCCGTGCTCGCGCAACCAGAAGGCCAGTGCCGGTCCGGCGATGCTGGCTCCGGAGATCAGGACAGTGCCGCCTCTCCGGGATTTTTCAGTGGTGGTTGCGTTTGGCGTCGTTCTCGCTTTTTGCGTTTTCTGGTGGCTGGGTTGCATCACGGTCCCCTGAGGTGCGGTTGGGCAGGACTCCGGTTGAGACAAGACCACGCTAGACCGATTACTTACCGGGCGGCAAGTAGCTTACCAGTCGGTAAGTACTAGGATCCTCGGTGAGGAGGACGCCGATGCCGAGGACACGGGTCGACACCAGCGCGGAGATCCGCGCGGTCGCCGCCGAGCTGTTCGCCCGCCAGGGGTTCGAGAAGACCAGCCTGCGCGAGGTGGCCGAGCGGCTCGGCATCACCAAAGCCGCGCTGTACTACCACTTCGCGTCCAAGGCGGACCTGGTGCGCGGCATCGTGCAGCCGCTGGTCGACGAGGTCGAGGCGCTGCTGGCGGAGAGCGGGGGGAGCACCGCTGAGCAGTTCCTCGCCGACTACTTCGACGTGGTGCTGCGCCACCGGCAGGTGTACGTGATGGTGTTCCGGGACATCGCGTCGCTGGCGCAGCTCGACCTGATGGCGCAGATGCTGGACTGGCGCGACCGGACCTACCAGATGCTGGTGGGCGAGGACGCCACGCCGGCGCAGATCGCCAAGGCGACGGTGGCGATCGGCGGGCTGCAGGACTGCGCGCTCACCGAGGGACCACCGGAGAACTTCCGCGACGCGGCGCTCGCGGCGGCGATCGCCGCGCTGCGCAGCTGAGCTTGCCGCGTCGCGAGCGGTGACGACATGATCACCGCATGACAGCCATTCACGTGACTGAGCGGGGAAGCGGCGAGCGCGCGGTGTTCGTGCACGGCTCGGGTTCTTGGGCGACGCACGACGCGTTCGGCTTCGGCGCGCAGCTCCCGCTCGCCGAGGACTTCCGGATCGTGCTG
This portion of the Saccharopolyspora antimicrobica genome encodes:
- a CDS encoding GNAT family N-acetyltransferase; this translates as MSETQLLASAAPNAAADVHYSLLVVRDSDEVHAAQRLRYQVFAEEMGATVTGREFGVDRDAFDDHCDHLIVREDNSGAVVGTYRMLPPGRAAEAGMLYSETEFDLSALAPLRSSLVETGRSCVHPDHRNGAVIGLVWTGIARYMLLHGHRMLAGCASVPLDDGGVLASHVWNAVSAKHYAPEEFRVHPHRPWEPIDVTGRAQLPPLLKGYLRLGAQVCGRPAHDPDFDVADFFVLLDLDRADQRYLRFFLGDAA
- a CDS encoding lysophospholipid acyltransferase family protein; protein product: MPPRDREDEVGLLHLVLRLGGVVGLLLGGCVLALVLPVLGPVRQQAMAAWFRALLRVLGIRMVLDGGMTAGGALVVSNHVSWLDIVALQVLCPMRMLAKAEVGSWPVLGSLAGRAGTVYIDRERLSALPDSVRTIADELRAGAVIGAFPEGTTWCGREIGTFRPAVFQAALDAGARMQPVALRFRDRAGRFTTAAAFLGETTLVSSVLAVARTRGLVVELVVLPELHGSDRRELARRARESIATASGATHGHRVEQPGHDLAA
- a CDS encoding MFS transporter, producing MATAETSRSVLWNPQRRTFTAGLVLVITLVAFEAMGLGTALPTIVAEFGAQHWYSWPFTVFLAASAIGTVIGGRLSDRRGPAVPLLLALPTFAVGLLVAGFAMNMLVLLVARVLQGLAGGVLIVALYVMIARVFPEEHRPAAFGALSSAWVVPALVGPVVSGALTEQASWRWVFLGLAPLVCIGAAMLVPTARRFGARSEDPPAPRPGLPLAAVGAAGGVVALNWAAQDPSLGSLLVGLVGVAALVPSLRLLLPKGTLRARPGIPRMVLSRGLLSGLFFTAQAFVPLALTVAHHYSPTTAGVPLTVGSVGWTVGALWQSRQRELRRERVVAAGFALVGVGIAGLALSLPAWGPHGLVFACWFVAGCGMGIGVTSTSVRVLSLSAEGERGFNSAALQISDMLGQAALVGLGGVVVAALATPASPARGVAPLDLALLVAALLAALALVRATRNRTS
- a CDS encoding cysteine desulfurase family protein, yielding MTYLDHAATTPMRPGAVAVLSEALTRIGNASSLHTSGRRARRAVEESREDIADALGARPSEVLFTAGGTESDNLAVKGIFWARRAEDPARRRILASMVEHHAVLDALEWLAEHEGAEITWLAVDEHGRVRPEVFEAALAENPGDVALATVMWANNEVGTVNPVAELAVAAERHGVPLHTDAVQAIDTLPVDFATSGTSALTMTGHKVGGPYGVGVLLLGRDVKCTPVLHGGGQEREVRSGTLDTPGVLGLAAAVREAVNAREGHAPKLAALRDELIRGVRRAVPDVLLNGDPGNGVVGGGPSRLPGNAHFTFPGCEGDSLLMLLDAKGIECSTGSACTAGVSQPSHVLLAMGAEPEAARGSLRFSLGHTSTAADVQALTEAIGPVVRRARSAGLAGLRRSSAGRTTTATEV
- the mnmA gene encoding tRNA 2-thiouridine(34) synthase MnmA — protein: MRVLAAMSGGVDSAVAASRAVEAGHEVVGVHLALSAKPGTLRTGARGCCTIEDSRDARRAADLLGIPFYVWDFAERFTEEVIETFVGEYAAGRTPNPCLTCNEKIKFEALLDKAMALGFDAVCTGHYARLSIVDGMPELRRSRDEGKDQSYVLASLTAEQLRHSMFPLGDSLKSEVRVEAAERDLAVAKKPDSHDICFIPDGDTRKFLEGKLGQAPGKLVDADTGAVLGEHTGVHGFTIGQRKGLGIDAPAADGRPRYVLSLEPVSGTVKVGAAERLSVTEIDAKRPIWPSEQPLSGPVECVIQVRAHGGTAEAVAEADGDGIRVQLRQPLRGVAPGQAIVLYRPDAAGDLVLGSGIIAATR
- a CDS encoding alpha/beta fold hydrolase, producing MKSLYRNERGRKAIERWCTDQLDAWPVPHERRLVPANGATTHLVTAGTEPQTAVFVPGTNFCAASCLPLATALAARCRVVLADLPGQPGLSSGRRIPAPQRHSWYGRWLAEVIDQVTGSPVVLVGHSLGAAIALATASPLVSRQVLLSPGGLIRARITPGIAAASSSWLLRCRPVDSARLLATMLAPGDRPRPELVEWMTLIARHARSSLDPAPAVVADRAVDRVVAVGDHDRYFPSRPLAAAARRTLGLPLSVIPSAGHLITEGQPDRLADLIAT
- a CDS encoding FAD-dependent monooxygenase, whose protein sequence is MISGASIAGPALAFWLREHGFHPTVVERAPAIRDGGYAIDVRGAAVTVAERMGILPEIQQARTGIRALTITDADGRPLADVRVDQLMGGPDDVEVMRGTLTRLLHERIAGVEHLFDDSITSIEQDSDAVRVTFERAEPREFDLVIGADGLHSNVRHLAFGPERDFARYLGFHISIFSTENFLGLERSATLRNTPGRLAGMYRARTDAGAKAILGFASPRLRFDPRDPSTQIPLLDKAFRDEPWIVPQLLEAARSAPDLYFDSVTQIRMDGWTRGRVALVGDAGYGPSPLSGQGSSLALVGAYVLAAALGAANGDHRTAFRRYESEMRDYVTANQRIATDGAKTLIPTTRTGLWMRNQMMRVLPHLPKTIAFSKTLERAANAIDLPERP
- a CDS encoding TetR/AcrR family transcriptional regulator, producing the protein MPRTRVDTSAEIRAVAAELFARQGFEKTSLREVAERLGITKAALYYHFASKADLVRGIVQPLVDEVEALLAESGGSTAEQFLADYFDVVLRHRQVYVMVFRDIASLAQLDLMAQMLDWRDRTYQMLVGEDATPAQIAKATVAIGGLQDCALTEGPPENFRDAALAAAIAALRS